A window of the Streptomyces finlayi genome harbors these coding sequences:
- the hpnD gene encoding presqualene diphosphate synthase HpnD: MSPPVQAAYSYCEAVTGQQARNFAYGIRLLPNEKRQAMSALYAFSRRVDDIGDGELAPEIKRTRLESTRELLDRIRNGAVEEDDTDPVAVALADAARRFPLPLGGLDELIDGVLMDVRGATYETWDDLTTYCRCVAGAIGRLSLGVFGTAPGTPDAGRAAEYADTLGLALQLTNILRDVREDAANGRTYLPAEDLDKFGCSAGFHRATPPPGSDFAGLVHFEVRRARALFAEGYRLLPMLDRRSGACVAAMAGIYRRLLDRIERDPEAVLRGRVSLPGHEKAYVAVRGLSGLDARHVSRLTTRGRA, translated from the coding sequence GCCGCATACAGTTACTGCGAGGCCGTCACCGGACAGCAGGCCCGCAACTTCGCGTACGGCATCAGACTGCTGCCGAACGAGAAGCGCCAGGCCATGTCGGCGCTGTACGCCTTCTCCCGTCGGGTCGACGACATCGGCGACGGTGAGCTGGCCCCGGAGATCAAGCGGACCCGGCTGGAGAGCACCCGGGAACTGCTCGACCGCATCAGGAACGGCGCCGTCGAGGAGGACGACACCGACCCGGTCGCCGTCGCGCTCGCCGACGCGGCCCGGCGCTTCCCCCTGCCGCTCGGCGGGCTCGACGAGCTCATCGACGGCGTGCTGATGGATGTGCGCGGCGCGACGTACGAGACCTGGGACGACCTCACGACGTACTGCCGGTGCGTCGCAGGTGCCATCGGGCGGCTGAGCCTGGGCGTCTTCGGTACGGCACCGGGCACCCCCGACGCGGGCCGTGCCGCCGAGTACGCCGACACGCTCGGCCTCGCGCTCCAGCTCACCAACATCCTGCGCGACGTCCGTGAGGACGCCGCCAACGGCCGGACGTATCTGCCCGCCGAGGACCTGGACAAGTTCGGCTGCTCCGCCGGATTCCACCGGGCCACCCCGCCGCCCGGTTCCGACTTCGCCGGTCTGGTGCACTTCGAAGTGCGGCGCGCCCGCGCCCTGTTCGCGGAGGGCTACCGGCTGCTGCCCATGCTCGACCGCCGCAGTGGCGCCTGCGTGGCCGCGATGGCCGGGATCTACCGCCGCCTCCTGGATCGGATCGAGCGCGACCCGGAGGCCGTGCTGCGCGGCCGGGTCTCGCTGCCGGGACACGAGAAGGCGTACGTGGCGGTGCGCGGCCTGTCCGGTCTCGACGCGCGCCACGTCTCACGCCTCACGACGAGGGGACGGGCCTGA